A window of Methanolobus sediminis contains these coding sequences:
- a CDS encoding DUF128 domain-containing protein, translated as MQRNQRIQFTSSKIEDLMFRTTFNPKTMEGDVIVNLSLINKQDYDDVLKIFSMAINSGLAVSPLLKILHEGDSIGDRKIGEGEIGFATVCSITIDGLLLKAGVMVKPRFGGLVEIRDGEPVRFTNVLTYKSTTIDPLEVLMSQELTSVMSMLKTGSGKILANLREAPMVARDIIDSTLADMVDAGINGILEVGEPNTRILDVPVERDHLGIVVIGGTNPMAIVQEHGIPITTNAMSTLIDINKLSHINDFV; from the coding sequence TTGCAAAGGAACCAGCGCATTCAGTTCACATCGTCTAAAATAGAAGACCTGATGTTCAGGACCACCTTCAATCCTAAAACAATGGAGGGTGACGTTATCGTGAACCTTTCACTTATTAATAAACAGGACTATGATGATGTTCTCAAGATCTTCAGCATGGCCATTAATAGCGGGCTTGCCGTAAGTCCGTTGCTTAAGATTCTTCACGAAGGTGATTCAATAGGTGACAGGAAAATCGGTGAAGGCGAAATTGGTTTTGCAACTGTATGCAGCATTACTATCGATGGTCTTCTCCTCAAAGCCGGTGTTATGGTAAAGCCACGCTTTGGAGGTCTTGTTGAGATACGCGATGGTGAGCCTGTACGTTTTACAAATGTGTTAACATATAAGAGTACTACAATAGACCCTCTTGAGGTTCTCATGTCACAGGAACTGACCTCTGTGATGAGTATGCTCAAGACCGGTTCCGGTAAGATTCTTGCAAACCTGCGTGAGGCGCCCATGGTTGCAAGGGATATCATAGACAGTACACTGGCTGACATGGTAGATGCCGGAATCAATGGAATCTTGGAGGTAGGAGAACCAAATACCAGAATTCTTGACGTTCCGGTTGAGCGTGACCACCTGGGTATCGTGGTAATAGGCGGTACTAATCCGATGGCTATTGTGCAGGAGCACGGAATTCCTATCACGACAAATGCAATGTCCACTCTTATCGACATTAACAAGTTGTCCCACATCAACGACTTTGTTTGA
- a CDS encoding DHH family phosphoesterase has translation MSETMVMMAERARECAEEIKKYDEVQLVSHIDADGITSGAIIAKALERAGIGYEMMFVKQLDEAIVKDIADINPELTIFTDLGSGQLEHITNYGVHAIVSDHHRPQGDTKFHLNPHLFGANGSYEISGSGTTFILATQLGNNRDLADLAIVGCVGDMQYRKYGKLVSLNRMILDANPRVISSVKDISLFGKQTRPVYKMLQFSSDPFIPGLTGNEDACIDFLARVGLQFSNDEKWRRWIDLSEDEKKKVTSSLLQHAMQSGMSSYNIGRLVSEGYILLSEQEGTEMRDATEYSTLLNATGRYMQAEIGMQVCMGDRAEAYGEAQDLLHNHRKNLVDGLNFVKDNGIIELSHLQYFDAGSTIPETIVGIVAGMSHSSAGNRKLPIIAFADKDDGYKVSARGTQELVNRGLNLAEALSVVCQELGGAGGGHDIAAGATVPFGKKEEFIQKLNSAIATQLS, from the coding sequence ATGTCTGAAACCATGGTGATGATGGCGGAAAGAGCCAGGGAATGTGCTGAAGAGATAAAAAAATATGACGAGGTACAACTGGTATCACATATTGATGCTGACGGCATTACCTCAGGAGCCATCATTGCAAAAGCCCTGGAACGAGCAGGCATCGGATATGAAATGATGTTTGTCAAACAGCTTGATGAGGCTATTGTAAAAGACATTGCAGATATTAATCCGGAACTTACCATATTCACAGACCTTGGAAGCGGTCAACTGGAACACATCACGAACTACGGAGTTCATGCAATCGTTTCAGACCACCACAGACCTCAGGGAGATACAAAATTCCACCTCAACCCTCATCTTTTCGGAGCCAACGGCTCATATGAGATCAGTGGCTCAGGTACTACATTCATACTTGCAACCCAACTTGGAAATAACCGTGACCTTGCAGACCTTGCCATAGTAGGATGTGTTGGAGATATGCAATACAGAAAGTATGGCAAACTTGTGAGCCTTAACAGAATGATACTGGATGCAAATCCCAGAGTTATCTCATCTGTGAAGGATATTTCCCTTTTTGGAAAACAGACAAGGCCGGTATATAAGATGCTGCAATTCTCGTCCGACCCATTCATCCCGGGACTAACAGGCAACGAAGATGCATGTATTGACTTCCTGGCAAGAGTAGGGCTGCAGTTCTCAAATGATGAGAAGTGGAGGCGATGGATAGACCTCTCAGAAGATGAGAAGAAAAAAGTTACATCGTCCCTCCTGCAGCATGCAATGCAAAGTGGAATGTCTTCTTATAATATTGGAAGACTTGTATCAGAAGGATATATTCTGCTTTCAGAACAGGAAGGCACTGAGATGAGAGATGCAACAGAGTATTCAACACTCCTGAATGCCACGGGAAGATACATGCAGGCTGAGATCGGAATGCAGGTCTGCATGGGAGACAGAGCCGAAGCTTACGGAGAAGCACAGGACTTGCTACATAACCACCGTAAGAACCTGGTTGACGGACTTAATTTTGTCAAGGATAACGGAATAATTGAACTCTCACATCTCCAGTACTTTGATGCCGGAAGCACAATCCCTGAGACGATCGTAGGAATTGTGGCAGGAATGAGTCATTCTTCTGCAGGTAACCGAAAACTTCCGATAATAGCATTTGCAGATAAGGATGATGGCTACAAGGTTTCAGCAAGAGGTACCCAGGAACTCGTTAACAGAGGACTTAATCTTGCAGAAGCGCTGAGTGTCGTTTGCCAGGAACTTGGCGGAGCAGGTGGCGGACATGATATTGCTGCCGGAGCTACAGTCCCATTTGGCAAAAAAGAAGAGTTCATTCAGAAACTTAACTCAGCAATCGCCACCCAGTTAAGCTAA
- a CDS encoding secondary thiamine-phosphate synthase enzyme YjbQ, whose protein sequence is MAVYSGSFGIDTKGNADIIDITPEVSELVVSSGLSDGIVLVYVPGSTSAITTIEYEPGLIHDLKAALERLAPEGLVYQHNEKWHDGNGHSHIRASFIGQGESFPLMDGKLLLGTWQQVILVDMDNRPRSRKVFVQIVGE, encoded by the coding sequence GTGGCAGTTTACAGCGGAAGCTTTGGTATTGACACAAAAGGGAATGCAGATATAATCGATATTACGCCCGAGGTATCAGAGCTTGTAGTTTCATCGGGTCTCAGCGATGGCATTGTCCTTGTTTACGTTCCTGGCTCTACTTCTGCTATAACTACAATAGAATATGAACCCGGACTTATCCATGACCTGAAGGCAGCTCTTGAAAGGCTGGCTCCCGAGGGATTGGTTTATCAGCATAATGAGAAGTGGCATGATGGAAACGGTCATTCTCACATCCGTGCTTCTTTTATTGGTCAGGGTGAGTCATTCCCTTTGATGGACGGGAAGCTGCTTCTTGGAACCTGGCAACAGGTGATTCTTGTGGATATGGATAACAGACCCCGTTCCAGAAAAGTATTTGTTCAGATTGTTGGTGAATAA
- a CDS encoding DUF1699 family protein, giving the protein MKIRVVSSKEEINSLGPNEEIIHLAFRPSNTDIFSLIMKCPNVKALHIPSSYKRTISNSAKMYLEMQGIELLEGDVWGHRKDINEYSEVSQSVYDRIAQYKQDGMSDEEVEDKMIRETRLSPDFVKFLVKQG; this is encoded by the coding sequence ATGAAAATCAGAGTTGTAAGTTCAAAGGAAGAGATCAATTCACTTGGTCCAAACGAAGAGATAATTCACCTCGCATTCAGACCATCAAACACGGATATCTTTTCACTTATTATGAAATGTCCAAACGTAAAAGCACTCCATATCCCAAGCTCATACAAGAGGACCATTTCAAACTCCGCAAAGATGTACCTTGAGATGCAGGGAATCGAGCTCCTTGAAGGAGACGTATGGGGACACAGAAAAGATATCAATGAGTACTCTGAAGTTTCACAGAGCGTATATGACCGTATTGCACAGTACAAGCAGGACGGAATGTCAGACGAAGAAGTAGAAGACAAGATGATCAGGGAAACAAGACTCAGCCCGGACTTTGTCAAGTTCCTCGTAAAACAGGGATAA
- a CDS encoding MinD/ParA family ATP-binding protein, which produces MTLTLAIHSSKGGTGKTSIAMNLAVAFASAGKNTCLIDLDLRGPSLHSMFEPKSHFWINDFLSGKCSIKDTLTDFKKEMNTKAHLYMSFSNPDIREIRDLVSKDRDWQASALKALMNGKRELSEKDLDVIIFDTSPGVEYESINAVAASDMVIIVHNDTNACNSCTEQLINGVYSLLDKKCGIIENMSHNNCLDIIDKKRYGVPVLSTIPCMCEIATRGKDEILVHTDPEHLFSKSIVSIKEKIEAMK; this is translated from the coding sequence ATGACACTCACATTAGCAATCCATTCTTCTAAAGGCGGTACAGGGAAAACCAGCATTGCGATGAACCTGGCAGTCGCTTTTGCATCTGCCGGGAAAAACACGTGTCTTATAGATCTTGATCTAAGAGGACCGTCACTCCACTCTATGTTTGAGCCTAAAAGCCATTTCTGGATAAATGACTTTCTTTCAGGTAAATGCAGCATAAAGGATACACTTACCGATTTCAAGAAAGAAATGAACACAAAAGCTCACCTATACATGAGTTTTTCAAACCCGGATATTCGAGAAATACGGGATCTTGTAAGCAAAGATCGCGACTGGCAAGCCAGTGCCCTGAAAGCCCTCATGAACGGAAAGAGAGAGCTCTCTGAAAAGGACCTGGATGTAATTATATTCGACACCAGCCCGGGAGTGGAATACGAGTCAATTAATGCAGTAGCAGCATCCGACATGGTAATCATAGTACACAACGATACAAATGCATGTAACAGTTGTACAGAGCAGTTGATCAACGGTGTTTATTCCCTTCTTGATAAGAAATGTGGTATTATTGAAAATATGTCCCATAATAACTGTCTTGACATAATTGACAAAAAAAGATATGGTGTTCCTGTTCTTTCAACAATTCCATGTATGTGCGAGATAGCAACCAGAGGTAAGGATGAAATCCTTGTCCATACAGACCCTGAACATCTTTTCTCCAAGAGCATAGTATCCATCAAAGAAAAGATCGAAGCAATGAAGTAA
- a CDS encoding helix-turn-helix domain-containing protein, translating to MDSELLEQIVTNLKEINSKLDKLIVQVENRDEQISEKERIMADSLDVITLLSLPDHLRTTATTLFEIGPATADEISKITNKERAVESNYLNQLVRMNHVRKYREGRKVYFRINDSLKKK from the coding sequence TTGGACTCTGAACTCCTTGAACAAATTGTCACCAATTTAAAAGAGATAAATTCCAAACTTGACAAGCTTATAGTGCAGGTTGAGAACAGGGACGAACAGATCAGTGAAAAAGAAAGGATTATGGCTGATTCACTTGATGTTATCACATTATTATCCCTTCCTGACCATTTGAGGACAACTGCAACAACACTATTTGAGATTGGGCCTGCAACGGCAGATGAGATTTCAAAGATCACAAATAAAGAGAGAGCAGTTGAAAGTAATTATCTTAACCAACTCGTCAGGATGAACCATGTCCGGAAATACAGAGAAGGACGGAAAGTCTATTTCCGTATTAACGACAGCTTAAAGAAAAAATAA
- a CDS encoding tRNA uridine(34) 5-carboxymethylaminomethyl modification radical SAM/GNAT enzyme Elp3, giving the protein MTDNDNTNFKAACRMILDMVLDGSIKDEKELNNTKKKIAKDFRLSTLPKNADIIISGNDEEQEIVRAVLQRKPVRTISGVAVIAAMTSPAPCPHGICVPCPGGPNSEFHSPQSYMGREPSTMRAIQFEYDPYKIVTNRLTQLKQIGHEVKKAELIVMGGTFSARSIDYQEWYTKRCLEAMNDFYGDSWRLDATPIGRTIPYYTIEDVQKANETAEVRNTGITFETRPDWAKTHHIDKMLELGATKVEIGVQSTYDFILERMKRGHTVAESIEANRILRDSALKVGFHMMPGLPGTDMEMDIRNFKRLFEETGFRPDYLKIYPTLVTEGTELHQMWKEGKYQAIGDDEATLLLSEIKSFIPKWVRLQRIQRDIPSPQILAGVRKSNIRQLAHEHLEEHGGKCRCIRCREVGHNLLKGNEPDTDNIELTVESYECCEGQEHFVAFEDVKKDILIGFLRLRFPARPHREELSGAALVRELHIYGSTVAVGKEAGRNDWQHKGYGRELIMRAEELASDAGCTKLAIISGIGVRGYYRKMGYELEKAYMVKNL; this is encoded by the coding sequence ATGACTGACAACGATAATACTAACTTTAAAGCAGCATGTCGTATGATACTTGACATGGTGCTGGATGGCAGCATCAAAGATGAGAAAGAGCTCAATAATACCAAGAAAAAAATAGCAAAGGATTTTCGTCTTTCTACCCTGCCCAAGAATGCTGACATCATTATATCAGGAAACGATGAAGAGCAGGAAATTGTCAGGGCCGTTCTGCAGCGCAAACCTGTTCGCACAATTTCAGGTGTAGCGGTTATCGCTGCAATGACTTCACCTGCACCATGCCCTCACGGAATATGCGTCCCATGTCCCGGAGGACCTAATTCTGAATTCCATTCACCCCAGAGCTACATGGGGAGAGAACCCTCCACCATGAGAGCTATACAGTTCGAATACGACCCTTATAAGATCGTAACAAACAGACTGACCCAGTTAAAGCAGATAGGGCATGAGGTTAAAAAAGCCGAACTGATAGTCATGGGAGGTACTTTTTCCGCCAGGTCAATAGACTATCAGGAATGGTATACAAAACGCTGCCTTGAAGCTATGAACGACTTTTATGGAGATTCATGGAGACTGGATGCAACCCCGATTGGCAGGACAATTCCATATTACACTATTGAAGACGTGCAGAAAGCCAATGAGACTGCAGAGGTGAGAAATACCGGAATTACCTTTGAAACACGACCAGACTGGGCTAAAACACACCATATTGACAAGATGCTTGAACTTGGTGCCACCAAGGTAGAGATAGGTGTCCAGAGTACCTATGATTTCATACTTGAAAGGATGAAACGTGGACACACTGTTGCTGAAAGCATTGAAGCTAACAGAATACTGAGAGACAGTGCCCTAAAAGTAGGTTTCCATATGATGCCGGGACTTCCCGGAACCGATATGGAAATGGATATCAGAAATTTTAAACGCCTTTTTGAGGAAACTGGATTCAGACCCGATTACCTGAAGATATATCCTACACTGGTCACCGAAGGTACTGAGCTTCACCAGATGTGGAAGGAAGGAAAATATCAGGCTATCGGAGACGACGAAGCAACACTGCTGCTTTCTGAAATTAAATCCTTCATCCCAAAATGGGTCAGGTTACAGCGCATACAGAGAGATATTCCTTCCCCCCAAATACTTGCAGGTGTCAGGAAAAGCAACATACGACAGCTTGCACATGAACATCTGGAAGAACATGGTGGTAAATGCCGTTGTATCAGATGCCGGGAAGTTGGACACAATTTACTAAAAGGAAATGAACCTGACACAGACAACATAGAGCTAACTGTTGAGTCATACGAGTGTTGTGAAGGGCAGGAACACTTCGTTGCCTTTGAAGACGTTAAAAAGGATATACTGATAGGATTTTTAAGGTTGAGGTTCCCGGCAAGACCCCACCGTGAAGAACTTTCTGGTGCAGCTCTTGTCAGAGAGCTACATATATATGGTTCAACCGTAGCTGTAGGAAAGGAAGCCGGCAGGAATGACTGGCAACACAAGGGTTATGGAAGAGAATTGATTATGCGTGCAGAAGAACTTGCAAGTGATGCAGGCTGCACTAAACTTGCCATAATAAGTGGTATCGGAGTTCGTGGCTACTATAGGAAGATGGGGTACGAACTGGAAAAAGCATACATGGTAAAAAACTTGTAA
- a CDS encoding AAA family ATPase, with the protein MKDLWTVKYRPKTFDEIIGNEQSLDMIRKLAMSNNLPHLVFHGPENSGKSSTAFALAFELYGEDFERNLAYFNASDFFEQGKSYLVRDKRFLRIIGTDDPKKITSSVIHIFKEVINEYASMAPVDADYKIIFIDNAESLNSDSQHALRRIMEKYTTTCRFILSTTQPSKLITPLRSRGLQLFFTHISDDKMTKFISEVVENEGLTISTDGIAALVYHAKGNVARALNTLQTASILPDCSEIGTQQIFEATLGEQSENINKLFESMIAKDILEARKYIDELILGEGLSGQEILLQLHQATVNSNEPDDIIADWVTKIANTDLYLTESANERIQLEALVAGFCQKC; encoded by the coding sequence ATGAAGGATTTGTGGACTGTAAAATACCGGCCAAAGACCTTTGATGAGATTATCGGTAACGAGCAATCCCTGGACATGATCAGGAAGCTGGCCATGTCTAACAACCTTCCTCATCTTGTATTCCATGGCCCGGAAAACTCAGGCAAGTCAAGCACAGCCTTTGCACTTGCCTTTGAACTCTATGGAGAAGATTTCGAGCGGAACCTTGCTTATTTTAATGCATCGGATTTCTTTGAACAGGGTAAAAGCTACCTTGTGCGTGATAAGAGATTCCTGCGCATCATAGGCACCGATGATCCTAAAAAGATCACAAGTAGTGTGATCCACATTTTCAAAGAGGTTATCAATGAATATGCCAGCATGGCACCTGTTGATGCTGACTACAAGATAATATTCATTGACAATGCAGAATCACTTAACTCTGATTCCCAGCATGCACTGAGGAGAATAATGGAGAAATACACGACTACCTGCCGTTTCATCCTCTCTACCACGCAGCCTTCTAAACTCATTACTCCTTTGAGATCCAGAGGATTGCAATTGTTCTTCACGCACATATCGGATGATAAGATGACAAAGTTCATCTCAGAAGTTGTGGAGAACGAAGGACTAACTATCAGTACGGATGGAATAGCAGCACTTGTATATCATGCAAAGGGCAATGTTGCCAGAGCACTGAATACATTGCAGACAGCATCCATACTACCCGATTGCAGTGAGATAGGCACCCAGCAGATATTTGAGGCAACTCTGGGCGAGCAATCAGAAAATATAAACAAGCTCTTTGAATCCATGATTGCAAAAGACATCCTTGAAGCCAGGAAGTATATTGACGAACTTATTCTCGGCGAGGGATTATCCGGCCAGGAAATCCTGTTGCAACTACACCAGGCTACTGTAAATTCCAACGAACCGGACGATATTATTGCCGATTGGGTCACAAAGATAGCGAATACTGACCTCTATCTTACAGAGAGTGCGAACGAGAGAATACAGCTGGAGGCACTGGTTGCAGGATTCTGCCAGAAGTGCTAA
- a CDS encoding preprotein translocase subunit SecD, with amino-acid sequence MRDDEKQQSLLKDVRVIVFILAILGSIIFIHPWYTSDEGFTTNLNYGLDLEGGSWLQLKLQGAVAQLDADSGLLVKEIVNINLAEDITIASTDEGEDEVTVTFTSASVLTNNQMDQLGVGQTTISRSNNVTQVVLHSTKETLISTYLGDTLKTEVIPTLISDGVEYEIRTAITQEELEALMEKVGGSIVTDINGNPVYKEGVTTETRDLTKEILSDKLNSLGLKDIPVKTVGDDYILIDFAGVDLATAKNIAEKPGKFEIRIITQGNESKHVLYGDEIESVSIVGYQEDSGSWYVPFTLTDEGAQALQEIAIETGATQDPMSHNLVMYLDENEVYSAPLSYSAAAKLEQAPIYSWQASTGADEDSKTRAEELQIHLRAGALPVNVELMGSGHVDAALGQQFKTQAVIAGMIALLAVAFVVFRKYNKPAILIPMVSTSISEVIMILGFAAAIGWQLDLASIAGIIAAIGTGIDHLVIITDEVLYEGKLPPRKVYLSRITKAFGIIFAASATTIIAMSPLVIMGFGSLKGFAITTIVGVLIGILIARPVYGKVIHEVLAAGSEAEAE; translated from the coding sequence ATGAGGGACGATGAAAAACAACAGAGCCTGTTAAAAGACGTAAGAGTGATAGTGTTCATTCTTGCAATACTTGGTTCCATAATATTCATACACCCGTGGTACACGTCTGATGAAGGATTTACAACTAACCTTAATTATGGACTTGACCTTGAAGGTGGTTCCTGGCTTCAGCTGAAACTCCAGGGTGCTGTTGCACAGCTTGATGCTGACAGCGGCCTTCTTGTAAAAGAAATAGTCAATATCAACCTCGCAGAAGACATCACTATTGCATCCACAGATGAAGGAGAAGACGAGGTTACAGTAACTTTCACATCGGCTTCAGTGCTAACCAATAACCAGATGGACCAACTTGGCGTTGGCCAGACGACCATCTCACGAAGCAATAACGTTACCCAGGTAGTACTTCACTCCACTAAAGAAACACTCATCAGCACATACCTTGGAGATACACTGAAAACAGAAGTAATTCCAACACTTATTTCCGATGGTGTGGAATATGAGATCAGGACTGCAATTACACAGGAAGAACTTGAAGCGCTGATGGAAAAGGTTGGAGGTTCCATTGTAACTGACATCAATGGAAATCCTGTCTACAAGGAAGGAGTAACAACCGAAACAAGAGACCTGACAAAAGAGATCCTCAGTGACAAGCTCAATTCTCTGGGACTTAAGGACATTCCGGTAAAAACAGTCGGTGATGACTATATTCTTATTGACTTTGCGGGTGTAGACCTTGCAACAGCCAAGAACATCGCAGAAAAGCCAGGTAAATTCGAGATAAGGATAATTACACAGGGCAATGAGTCAAAGCATGTTCTTTACGGAGATGAAATCGAATCTGTAAGTATTGTAGGATATCAGGAGGATTCAGGTTCATGGTACGTACCTTTCACATTGACAGATGAAGGTGCCCAGGCACTTCAGGAGATCGCTATTGAAACTGGTGCTACACAGGATCCAATGTCACATAACCTTGTGATGTATCTTGATGAGAACGAGGTTTACAGCGCACCTCTTAGCTACTCAGCAGCAGCCAAACTGGAACAGGCTCCAATATATTCATGGCAGGCTTCAACCGGTGCGGATGAGGACAGCAAGACAAGAGCAGAGGAATTACAGATCCACCTGCGTGCAGGTGCATTGCCTGTGAATGTCGAACTTATGGGTTCAGGACATGTAGATGCAGCCCTTGGACAGCAGTTCAAGACACAGGCTGTTATCGCAGGAATGATCGCACTTCTTGCAGTTGCTTTTGTAGTATTCAGGAAATATAACAAGCCTGCTATACTGATACCAATGGTCAGCACTTCGATCAGTGAAGTGATAATGATCCTTGGATTTGCAGCAGCAATCGGATGGCAACTTGATCTTGCAAGTATCGCAGGTATTATAGCAGCCATAGGAACAGGTATTGACCACCTTGTCATCATCACCGATGAAGTGCTGTATGAAGGAAAACTCCCACCAAGAAAAGTTTATCTTTCAAGGATAACAAAAGCATTCGGAATCATATTTGCAGCATCTGCGACAACCATTATCGCAATGTCACCACTTGTTATAATGGGATTTGGAAGCCTGAAAGGATTCGCAATCACAACAATTGTTGGGGTCCTGATTGGAATACTGATCGCAAGACCAGTGTACGGAAAAGTAATCCACGAAGTACTTGCAGCAGGCTCAGAGGCTGAAGCCGAATAA
- a CDS encoding protein translocase subunit SecF — translation MKVGLTERLDSFVRKHDDRQLAALPLVLFVISLIILAITFASSGSPVKLGMDFEGGTMVSMASQESVTAIQQKYADYPITDVRQAGSRIIMQFGPMSDELQQELTTDVINSYDNVEINQVGPVYGASLQKQAVKAVIVSFIGMAIVVFLIFRTFVPSVAVVLSALSDIIIAAAFMNIVGIELSLGTVAALLMLIGYSVDSDILLTTRVLKRRGTPQENISNAMHTGVTMTTTTLAALVAMYVISTFSYVLSPSFSQITLLSNISIVLIFGLVADMMNTWMLNTSILRWHVTSVGTRRRKA, via the coding sequence ATGAAAGTCGGTTTGACTGAACGTTTAGATTCTTTTGTTAGAAAACATGACGATCGTCAGCTTGCAGCATTACCGCTTGTTTTATTTGTTATTTCATTAATTATACTTGCAATCACTTTTGCAAGCAGCGGATCACCTGTAAAGCTTGGAATGGATTTTGAAGGCGGGACTATGGTCTCAATGGCGAGTCAGGAAAGTGTGACAGCCATTCAGCAGAAGTATGCAGATTACCCTATCACTGACGTCAGACAGGCCGGATCACGTATCATTATGCAGTTTGGACCCATGAGCGATGAACTGCAACAAGAACTTACAACTGATGTGATCAATTCCTATGATAATGTAGAGATAAACCAGGTCGGACCAGTATACGGTGCAAGCCTGCAGAAACAGGCAGTAAAAGCAGTTATTGTATCATTCATTGGAATGGCAATTGTTGTCTTTTTGATCTTCAGGACATTTGTCCCTTCGGTAGCTGTCGTTCTTTCTGCATTGTCCGATATTATAATCGCAGCAGCATTCATGAACATTGTAGGAATTGAACTGTCCCTTGGTACAGTTGCAGCTCTTCTGATGCTTATCGGTTATTCGGTAGACAGTGATATTTTGCTTACAACAAGGGTTTTAAAACGACGCGGAACCCCACAGGAGAACATTAGTAATGCAATGCATACCGGTGTCACAATGACAACAACAACACTTGCAGCACTTGTGGCAATGTACGTTATTTCAACATTCTCCTATGTCCTTAGCCCATCATTCTCACAGATAACTCTTCTTTCAAACATTTCCATCGTCCTCATCTTCGGACTGGTGGCTGATATGATGAACACCTGGATGCTTAACACATCAATTCTCAGGTGGCATGTTACAAGTGTCGGCACAAGGAGGAGAAAAGCATGA
- a CDS encoding deoxycytidylate deaminase gives MTERPSIDEYFLEIATVVAKRSTCLRNRVGAVIARDKRILSTGYNGAPRNMKHCLDIGCIRQQNNIASGTRHEKCRAVHAEQNAIIQAALHGVSTDGATLYCTHQPCILCAKMIINSNIKKVVYIQPYPDADSLVFFEESGVEVVNIPISDFA, from the coding sequence ATGACTGAAAGGCCAAGTATAGATGAGTATTTTCTTGAAATCGCTACGGTTGTGGCCAAACGCTCCACTTGCTTGCGAAACAGGGTTGGAGCTGTGATTGCCAGGGATAAACGTATACTTTCCACAGGTTACAATGGCGCACCGAGAAATATGAAGCATTGCCTTGATATAGGCTGTATCAGGCAGCAAAATAACATTGCTTCAGGTACCCGTCACGAAAAATGCCGTGCGGTACATGCCGAGCAGAATGCTATTATTCAGGCTGCCCTGCATGGTGTCAGCACAGATGGTGCCACACTTTACTGTACACACCAGCCATGCATACTCTGCGCAAAAATGATCATCAATTCAAATATCAAAAAGGTTGTTTATATCCAGCCTTACCCGGATGCAGACTCACTTGTTTTCTTCGAGGAGTCCGGGGTAGAAGTGGTAAACATCCCAATATCAGACTTTGCTTAA
- a CDS encoding coenzyme F420-0:L-glutamate ligase: MKMQVFTVENIPLIKEGDDIASIICENTTIEDNDIVVIASTIVAKAEGRMFRLEDIIPGERALSIASMHDLDARFIQAVLDRSKEVLVDYPIFLVETHNGHVCIKAGIDESNVDIGYLADLPSNPDGSTAQIGESIELITGKKISVILTDTNGRAFKIGQTGIAIGVYKIHPIKNWKGQKDLFGNTLEITEEAIADEIAGAANLLMGEGDGGYPVIIIRGLEMRSEESSIQEMYRSDREDIIKKGLRCLSKV; encoded by the coding sequence TTGAAAATGCAGGTATTTACTGTAGAAAATATCCCCTTGATAAAAGAAGGGGACGATATTGCATCGATCATCTGTGAAAATACCACCATTGAAGACAATGACATTGTTGTAATAGCTTCAACAATCGTTGCCAAAGCAGAAGGCAGGATGTTCAGACTTGAAGACATCATCCCCGGAGAAAGAGCATTGTCTATTGCTTCCATGCATGACCTTGATGCAAGATTTATACAGGCGGTCCTTGATCGCAGTAAGGAAGTACTGGTCGATTACCCGATATTCCTGGTTGAAACACATAACGGACACGTTTGTATCAAAGCAGGAATTGATGAATCAAATGTTGATATTGGCTATCTGGCAGATCTGCCATCTAATCCTGATGGAAGTACAGCCCAAATCGGAGAAAGTATTGAACTGATCACTGGAAAGAAGATCAGCGTTATACTCACAGATACCAACGGCAGGGCATTTAAGATAGGACAGACCGGAATTGCCATCGGTGTTTACAAAATACACCCGATAAAGAACTGGAAAGGACAAAAAGACCTGTTTGGAAACACACTTGAGATCACTGAAGAGGCAATTGCAGATGAGATTGCCGGAGCTGCAAATCTGCTCATGGGAGAAGGTGACGGCGGATATCCAGTAATAATTATAAGAGGACTGGAAATGCGGTCAGAAGAATCATCCATTCAGGAAATGTACCGTAGTGACCGTGAAGATATAATTAAAAAAGGACTTCGCTGTTTAAGCAAAGTCTGA